One stretch of Nicotiana tabacum cultivar K326 chromosome 18, ASM71507v2, whole genome shotgun sequence DNA includes these proteins:
- the LOC107804042 gene encoding dnaJ protein ERDJ2-like: MAASEENSTLFPIFVLTLMALPLVPYTIVNLFGAFKKKAAKINCQCSVCVRSGKYHKSIFKRISNFSTYSNLTLVLLWVVMAVLVYYIKHISTEFQIFEPFNILGLEHGASDSEIKKAYRRLSIQYHPDKNPDPEAHSYFVEYISKAYQALTDPISRENFEKYGHPDGRQGLQMGIALPQFLLNIDGASEGILLLGIVGVCIILPLTISVIYLSRSSKYTGNYVMHSTLAAYYHLMKPSLAPSKIMDVFIKASEFMDIPVRRTDEEPLQRIFVLVRSELNLDLKNIRQEQAKFWKQHPALVKTELLLQAQLTRETAALSPTLQRDFRRVLELAPRLLEELMKMAIIPRPPVGHGWLRPAIGVVELTQSVVQAVPLSARKAAGGSSEGYAPFLQLPHFSEAVVKKIARKKVRTFQDFRDMTPDEREDLLTQVAGFSNSESHDVEMVLKMMPSVTIDITCETEGEEGIQEGDIVTMHAWVTLNRGNGLIRALPHCPYFPFDKEENFWLLLADSFSNDVWLSQKVSFMDEATAIIAVSKTIQESKEGSGASAREINVAVKEAIEKVKNGSRLVMGKFQAPADGNYNLSSFCLCDSWIGCDAKSNIKLKVMKRSRAGTRSGLTADETPAMEDGIEEDEEEEEDDYESEYSEDEEDTKETKSKGAVANGSAHNKGSGSTSDESGSEAD, from the exons ATGGCGGCTTCTGAAGAGAACAGCacacttttccccatttttgTCTTGACTTTAATGGCTCTGCCATTAGTTCCTTACACTATAGTCAATTTATTTGGTGCTTTCAAGAAGAAGGCTGCCAAAATCAACTGCCAGTGTTCGGTATGCGTTCGCTCTGGGAAGTATCATAAATCCATATTCAAGCGG atttcaaactTCTCTACGTACAGTAATCTGACCCTTGTACTGCTGTGGGTCGTCATGGCTGTTCTTGTTTATTACATCAAACATATCAGCACTGAG TTCCAAATATTCGAGCCATTCAATATTCTTGGACTAGAACATGGAGCTTCAGACTCCGAAATAAAGAAGGCATATCGAAGACTTTCCATTCAGTATCATCCTGATAAAAATCCAGATCCAG AGGCGCACTCATACTTTGTTGAATACATCTCAAAGGCTTATCAGGCTCTGACAGATCCAATATCtcgggaaaattttgaaaaatatggcCATCCAGATGGACGACAG GGGCTTCAAATGGGCATTGCCCTCCCACAGTTCCTTTTAAACATTGATGGAGCATCCGAGGGAATATTGTTGCTTGGAATTGTTGGAGTCTGTATAATTCTGCCCCTGACAATTTCTGTTATATACTTGTCTAGGTCGTCAAAGTATACTGGGAATTATGTCATGCACTCGACATTAGCCGCATATTACCACTTAATGAAGCCTTCTTTAGCTCCAAG CAAGATCATGGATGTTTTCATTAAGGCTTCTGAATTCATGGATATTCCTGTTCGGCGGACTGATGAAGAACCTCTGCAGAGAATATTTGTCTTGGTTAGAAGTGAGCTAAACCTGGATCTTAAGAATATTCGGCAGGAACAGGCTAAGTTTTGGAAGCAGCATCCTGCATTAGTAAAG ACTGAACTGTTGCTTCAAGCCCAATTGACACGTGAGACTGCAGCTTTGTCTCCAACTTTACAGCGTGATTTCAGACGTGTGCTTGAACTCGCACCTCGACTTCTGGAAGAGTTGATGAAG ATGGCTATTATTCCACGCCCTCCCGTGGGGCATGGATGGCTAAGACCTGCAATAGGAGTGGTGGAACTGACTCAGAGTGTTGTTCAG GCGGTACCTCTCAGTGCAAGGAAAGCAGCAGGTGGATCCAGTGAAGGGTATGCACCGTTCTTGCAGCTGCCACACTTTAGTGAGGCTGTGGTAAAAAAGATTGCAAGAAAG AAAGTCCGTACATTTCAAGACTTCCGTGATATGACACCAGATGAACGCGAAGATCTGCTGACTCAAGTTGCTGGGTTCTCAAACTCTGAATCCCACGATGTGGAGATGGTTCTTAAAATGATGCCTTCAGTGACAATTGATATCACTTGTGAGACAGAAGGCGAGGAGGGAATTCAAGAGGGTGACATCGTTACCATGCATGCTTGGGTCACTCTCAACCGTGGTAATGGCTTGATCCGTGCCCTTCCACATTGTCCGTATTTTCCTTTTGACAAAGAGGAGAATTTCTGGTTGCTGCTTGCGGACTCCTTTTCGAATGATGTCTGGCTCTCCCAGAAGGTTAGCTTCATGGATGAAGCTACAGCGATCATTGCTGTATCAAAAACGATTCAGGAGTCAAAGGAAGGGTCTGGTGCAAGTGCAAGGGAAATAAATGTTGCCGTTAAAGAAGCAATTGAGAAAGTGAAAAATGGTTCGAGGCTGGTAATGGGGAAGTTCCAAGCTCCAGCTGACGGGAACTACAACTTGAGCtctttctgcttatgtgactccTGGATTGGTTGTGATGCAAAGTCAAATATAAAGTTAAAGGTAATGAAACGCAGCAGAGCTGGAACCAGAAGCGGTCTCACGGCAGATGAGACTCCTGCCATGGAGGATGGAATTGAGGAggacgaggaagaagaagaagatgattatGAAAGTGAATACAGCGAAGATGAAGAAGATACAAAGGAAACAAAGAGTAAAGGAGCGGTGGCCAATGGCTCGGCCCACAATAAGGGCAGTGGTTCAACCTCTGATGAGTCTGGTTCAGAGGCCGATTAA